A stretch of Candidatus Baltobacteraceae bacterium DNA encodes these proteins:
- a CDS encoding type II secretion system F family protein — MRAENRDQALAHLRTRTLFVTSIAAAGSAAGAVGSALASWPVSASARTAFFRSFATLIGAGVPMRRALDVVVDTCRDPRLREALRSISCDIESGSELSTAMSRRPKEFSPLFVAMVRAGELGGALEDVLERLASLLERASAIRKRVRSAMAYPSIVAGAALALVLFLIGSTVPAFAAMFVEMHVSLPMTTRILIAAGAVLRSPLTWIALALIVLGAIGAVGAARRAEPVAERLDRLVLSMPLFGNILGKAVLARFSRTLGTLLRSGVPLLVALDAAHDVVGNASYAREIRNLDESLREGETIVAALGRNSLFEPLILQLIRVGEETGTLDTMLLRTAEYYELDVETAVTTLSGIIEPALVIVLGALVGLIVASILIPLYSMIGSIK, encoded by the coding sequence TTGCGGGCGGAAAATCGCGATCAGGCACTGGCACATCTTCGTACCCGGACGCTGTTCGTGACGTCGATCGCGGCCGCGGGGTCGGCCGCCGGAGCGGTCGGTTCGGCGCTCGCGTCGTGGCCCGTCTCCGCCTCGGCGCGAACCGCTTTTTTCCGCTCGTTTGCGACGCTGATCGGAGCCGGAGTCCCGATGCGCCGGGCGTTGGACGTCGTCGTCGACACGTGCCGCGATCCGCGCCTGCGCGAGGCCCTGCGTTCGATATCCTGCGACATCGAATCGGGGAGTGAGCTTTCGACGGCCATGTCGAGGCGTCCGAAGGAGTTCTCGCCGCTTTTCGTCGCGATGGTCCGTGCCGGCGAGCTCGGCGGGGCATTGGAAGACGTCCTGGAACGACTGGCATCGTTGCTCGAGCGAGCGTCGGCGATTCGTAAGCGCGTCCGTTCCGCAATGGCCTATCCGTCGATCGTAGCCGGCGCCGCGCTGGCGCTGGTGCTCTTCCTGATCGGGAGCACGGTGCCGGCATTTGCCGCAATGTTCGTCGAGATGCACGTCTCATTGCCGATGACGACCCGGATCTTGATTGCGGCGGGAGCCGTGTTGCGATCTCCGCTTACGTGGATAGCGCTCGCCCTGATCGTGCTCGGCGCAATCGGCGCAGTCGGGGCGGCGCGGCGTGCGGAGCCGGTTGCCGAGCGCCTGGATCGGCTCGTACTCTCGATGCCGCTCTTCGGTAACATTCTAGGGAAGGCCGTACTGGCGCGGTTTTCACGCACGCTCGGCACGCTGTTACGTTCGGGCGTACCGTTGCTCGTAGCCCTCGACGCGGCGCACGACGTCGTGGGCAACGCGTCTTATGCTCGCGAGATCCGTAACCTCGATGAGTCGCTTCGCGAAGGCGAGACGATCGTCGCGGCGCTCGGACGTAACTCCCTCTTCGAGCCGTTGATTCTACAACTCATTCGTGTCGGTGAGGAGACGGGCACGCTAGACACGATGCTGCTGCGCACAGCCGAGTACTATGAACTCGATGTCGAGACGGCTGTAACCACGCTTAGCGGCATCATTGAACCGGCCCTCGTCATTGTGCTCGGTGCGCTCGTCGGGCTCATCGTAGCGTCGATTTTGATTCCACTCTATTCTATGATCGGGAGCATCAAGTGA
- a CDS encoding sigma-70 family RNA polymerase sigma factor, translating to MIVFESERERTIREYQYLCSRGARKFMRAGVDRRDLEQVAAIGLIKAADRFDANVGTPFEAYAWILVLGELMHYVRDSERVLRAPRRIRELDRRFSAAERELCAVLGREPYEHEMAKHLGVCVDELRELIRYRDEGTPLSVDALRPNEQLSLSYTIDSHLERVAIDSWLESLTRVEREIIREIYEIDTPIGEIARRLGYSRRHITRLHRNALEKMRSHARPMSA from the coding sequence GTGATAGTTTTCGAATCTGAACGAGAGCGTACCATTCGCGAATACCAGTACCTGTGCTCACGCGGCGCGCGCAAATTCATGCGCGCAGGCGTCGATCGGCGTGATCTCGAGCAGGTCGCAGCCATCGGTCTGATCAAGGCCGCGGACCGGTTCGACGCGAATGTCGGAACGCCGTTTGAAGCGTATGCGTGGATCCTGGTTCTTGGCGAGCTCATGCACTATGTGCGCGACAGCGAGCGCGTGTTGCGCGCGCCGCGCCGGATCCGGGAATTGGACCGGCGCTTTTCCGCCGCCGAGCGGGAGCTGTGCGCCGTCCTGGGTCGCGAGCCGTACGAACATGAGATGGCAAAGCATCTTGGCGTCTGCGTGGATGAGCTTCGCGAGCTGATACGGTACCGAGACGAAGGTACACCCTTGTCGGTCGATGCGCTACGCCCGAACGAACAGCTATCGCTTTCGTACACCATCGACAGCCATCTGGAACGGGTTGCGATCGACTCGTGGCTCGAGAGTCTCACGAGGGTCGAGCGAGAGATCATCCGCGAGATCTATGAGATCGATACGCCGATTGGGGAGATTGCGCGGCGCTTGGGATACTCGCGACGCCACATAACGCGGCTACATCGCAATGCGCTCGAGAAAATGCGATCGCATGCGCGTCCCATGAGCGCCTAG
- a CDS encoding prepilin-type N-terminal cleavage/methylation domain-containing protein translates to MSRAGERGFTLIEMMIVVAIIAILVAILVPNFMRARAQAQTAACEGNLKEIATALELYQTDHEAYPDVTSPTNVTSTDTNIGQYLRQTPIDPVNPSGYYQYQVANYSSGNASYTIICPGQHDPATLSALGGTASAEHIQYASSSGFTAVASQ, encoded by the coding sequence ATGTCGCGTGCGGGCGAGCGTGGGTTTACGTTGATCGAGATGATGATCGTGGTGGCTATCATCGCCATCCTCGTAGCTATCTTGGTACCGAATTTTATGCGTGCCCGCGCGCAGGCGCAAACCGCGGCGTGCGAGGGTAATCTCAAAGAGATTGCGACGGCTCTCGAGCTCTATCAAACGGATCACGAAGCCTATCCCGACGTAACCAGCCCCACGAACGTTACGTCGACCGACACGAACATCGGCCAATATCTTCGTCAAACGCCGATCGATCCAGTCAACCCGAGCGGCTACTATCAGTACCAGGTCGCGAATTATTCGAGCGGCAACGCGAGTTACACGATCATCTGCCCGGGGCAACACGACCCGGCGACGCTTAGCGCCCTCGGCGGGACCGCCTCGGCCGAGCATATCCAGTACGCGTCGAGCTCGGGCTTCACGGCAGTCGCGAGCCAGTAA
- a CDS encoding cytochrome c biogenesis protein CcdA — protein sequence MNAFALTAAFTAGFATSVGPCMAPRYLALAALTAKSSGTARWIRVVLFAAGLLLCYTLLATAASLVTAALALSQQLYWALAVSFVGYGLRQLIVYHHCRHHDAKGASLGAPALCGTALGLVFSPCCTPVVPAIAGAAAASGSFGSSLATVGAFAIGHMAPLAAVGIGLTLPERLLPAGQLEDAAATTAGGLMIALGCYYGLLA from the coding sequence ATGAACGCCTTTGCGTTGACGGCCGCTTTTACGGCGGGGTTCGCAACGAGCGTCGGACCGTGTATGGCGCCCCGGTATCTTGCCTTGGCCGCGCTCACGGCAAAGTCGAGCGGAACCGCAAGGTGGATTCGCGTCGTGCTCTTTGCTGCCGGGTTGCTTTTATGTTATACGCTGCTCGCAACGGCTGCGTCACTGGTTACCGCGGCCCTCGCGCTCTCGCAACAGCTGTACTGGGCTTTGGCGGTCTCGTTCGTCGGCTATGGTCTGCGTCAACTCATCGTTTATCACCATTGTCGTCATCATGATGCGAAGGGCGCATCGCTCGGCGCGCCGGCTCTGTGCGGAACCGCCCTCGGGCTCGTATTCTCGCCGTGTTGTACTCCGGTCGTGCCGGCGATCGCGGGTGCCGCCGCGGCGTCGGGTTCCTTCGGCTCTTCGCTGGCCACGGTCGGGGCGTTTGCAATCGGGCATATGGCGCCGCTTGCAGCCGTCGGCATCGGACTCACGCTCCCCGAGAGGCTGTTGCCGGCCGGACAGCTCGAAGACGCGGCTGCGACAACCGCCGGTGGGCTGATGATTGCGCTGGGCTGCTACTACGGGCTCTTGGCATGA
- a CDS encoding tetratricopeptide repeat protein, whose product MIDWRATLRRFAVVTVALACAALTLRGALSSALVTRGDVLLYARGARARVMYRRALEVDPANLAAADRYVFAGFLSRRSGELRDAIETAGRVLQAYPHDTTLRMDRALCLQLLKNYDSAEREFERVGRERRDVEALALAAADARRTSSQSAISLLLLARSIDPRYLPVRAALARLRR is encoded by the coding sequence ATGATCGACTGGCGTGCGACGCTGCGACGATTTGCGGTGGTAACCGTCGCGCTGGCATGCGCGGCTCTTACGCTGCGGGGAGCGCTCTCTTCAGCGCTGGTTACACGCGGCGACGTCCTGCTCTACGCGCGCGGCGCGCGTGCTCGGGTGATGTATCGGCGAGCTTTGGAAGTCGATCCCGCGAATCTTGCGGCGGCAGACCGTTACGTCTTCGCAGGGTTTCTCTCGCGTCGGAGCGGCGAGCTGCGAGATGCGATCGAAACGGCCGGTCGAGTGTTACAGGCATATCCGCATGACACGACCCTGCGGATGGACCGGGCGCTCTGCCTGCAACTGCTCAAAAACTACGATTCGGCGGAACGCGAGTTCGAGCGCGTCGGTAGAGAGCGCCGCGACGTGGAGGCGCTCGCGCTTGCGGCGGCCGATGCCCGGCGCACGTCGAGTCAAAGCGCGATATCGCTCTTGCTGCTGGCCCGCTCGATCGACCCGCGCTACCTGCCGGTACGAGCCGCTCTGGCGAGGTTACGGCGATGA
- a CDS encoding A24 family peptidase produces the protein MSAGWLGPALMLVCAGVCAVTDLRRGLIYDWVTGSTALGIVVWSLASSNTTRSLLGACACGLPMIVVHYATRGRGLGLGDVKLSAVIGAGIGGVGAATAIGSAFVAGALWALPMLALGRVRRGDRVPFGPFLAVGAVFAVFMRSVHNNG, from the coding sequence ATGAGTGCCGGGTGGTTGGGTCCGGCCTTGATGCTCGTCTGCGCGGGCGTCTGTGCGGTTACCGATCTGCGCCGCGGTTTGATTTATGACTGGGTGACCGGCTCAACCGCGCTGGGAATCGTGGTCTGGTCACTTGCGAGCAGCAACACGACACGCTCGCTCCTGGGCGCTTGCGCATGCGGCCTCCCGATGATCGTAGTGCATTACGCAACGCGTGGGCGTGGCCTGGGCCTGGGCGATGTGAAGCTTAGTGCGGTAATCGGCGCCGGCATCGGTGGTGTCGGCGCCGCTACGGCAATCGGGTCTGCCTTCGTCGCTGGGGCGCTGTGGGCGCTTCCAATGCTCGCGCTGGGTCGCGTGCGGCGGGGCGACCGCGTTCCATTTGGCCCGTTTTTGGCAGTCGGCGCCGTCTTCGCCGTGTTCATGCGTTCGGTGCACAACAATGGGTGA